From Melitaea cinxia chromosome 16, ilMelCinx1.1, whole genome shotgun sequence, a single genomic window includes:
- the LOC123661057 gene encoding ribosome biogenesis protein BOP1 homolog gives MPPFKAGLKRKANSEKTSVNAVEDKDSSSDNSGEDLLQGDLDKESDATDSEHEDVDPGSDGERDEVLFDDSADSVLEDEESGSDSIEESSDLTDSEDDESDGSEEKNDSQSESEEEHSADSGAETGTAPSAAGSSDESNKKEKRETQKKETIKNQKPTQSQKQQSNKKQKQKKKTKQTPPKQKEKKKMSSVDVLASKIEEATVSTEPVQQRDEYESGDTSDEEDRVNTAGEVPMWWYDEYPHVGYDLDGRKLVKPPQRDHIDEFLKKCEDPEFWRTVRDPATGQDIILSKEDLQLLERLRNSRVPSATHDEYEPWVEWFSREVLATPLRAFPEHKRSFLPSRSERLQVARLVHALKMGWTKTRRQLAAERRQKKERRFYDLWGSAPAPARSGPRALPAPRRPPPPHAESYNPPPEYLLDQREMKEWEKLSETPWKRKYTFLPTRHASLRAVPAYPRFVRERFLRCLDLYLAPRAIKMRLTINAEDLVPKLPSPRDLQPFPTSEVLCMRGHEGLVRSADFDPSGQYVVSGSDDGTVKVWETQTGRCLRTLALGEAVARVAWTPAAGLSLVAAARGRRLLLLNPGAGVGAHRAAAATDRLLAEPPPAHDVLMDERTSSCVQWETVDAEQWARGVRISISHFKPVTHVSWHARGDYVAVTLAEGAARAVVVHQLSRRRSQLPFRRAKGLVQCAVFHPHRPLIFVATQRVVRVYDLVKQELVRKLQAGAQWISAVAVHPAGDNLLVASYDRKLVWFDLELSARPYQTLRLHGGAVRSVAFHRRYPLFASGGDDRYLVVAHGMVYNDLLQNPLLVPLKQLAGPAPRGELCVLDVRWHPAQPWLLAAAADHTLRLYA, from the exons atgcCGCCATTCAAAGCAGGATTAAAACGTAAAGCTAACTCGGAAAAAACGAGTGTAAACGCTGTAGAAGATAAA gATTCAAGCAGTGATAATAGTGGAGAGGATTTGTTACAAGGTGATTTGGACAAGGAAAGCGACGCGACGGACTCGGAGCACGAAGATGTAGATCCCGGCTCTGACGGTGAAAGAGAT GAAGTACTTTTTGATGATAGTGCAGACTCTGTGTTAGAAGATGAAGAGTCAGGAAGTGATTCCATAGAGGAGTCTTCA GACCTTACTGATTCAGAGGACGATGAATCAGATGGCAGTGAGGAAAAAAATGACAGTCAGTCTGAATCTGAGGAAGAGCACAGTGCAGACAGCGGGGCGGAGACTGGCACTGCACCTTCAGCTGCCGGTTCCAGTGACGAGTCTAACAAGAAAGAAAAGAGAGAAACGCAAAAGAAAGAAACTATAAAGAATCAGAAACCAACACAATCACAAAAGCAGCAatctaataaaaaacaaaaacaaaagaaaaagacTAAACAGACACCGCCCAAACAAAAGGAGAAGAAAAAGATGAGTAGTGTGGATGTGTTGGCAAGTAAGATAGAAGAAGCTACAGTCTCAACTGAACCTGTACAACAGAGAG ACGAGTACGAGTCTGGCGACACGTCAGACGAGGAGGACCGCGTGAACACTGCGGGCGAGGTGCCCATGTGGTGGTACGACGAGTACCCACACGTGGGCTACGACCTGGACGGACGTAAGCTCGTCAAGCCACCGCAGAGGGACCACATCGATGAGTTTCTCAA AAAGTGCGAGGATCCCGAATTCTGGCGCACGGTGCGCGACCCGGCAACTGGACAGGACATCATACTGTCTAAGGAGGACTTGCAACTGCTGGAGCGGTTGAGGAACTCGCGCGTACCCAGCGCCACGCATGATGAGTATGAG CCGTGGGTGGAGTGGTTCAGCCGCGAGGTGCTGGCCACGCCGCTGCGCGCCTTCCCCGAGCACAAGCGCTCGTTCCTGCCGTCGCGCTCCGAGCGCCTGCAGGTGGCGCGCCTGGTGCACGCGCTCAAGATGGGCTGGACCAAGACCAGGCGCCAGCTGGCCGCCGAGCGCCGCCAGAAGAAG GAGCGCCGCTTCTACGACCTGTGGGGCTCCGCGCCGGCGCCCGCTCGCTCCGGCCCGCGCGCGCTGccggcgccgcgccgcccgccgccgccgcacGCCGAGAGCTACAACCCGCCGCCCGAGTACCTGCTGGACCAGCGCGAG ATGAAGGAGTGGGAGAAGCTGAGCGAGACGCCGTGGAAGCGCAAGTACACGTTCCTGCCCACGCGCCACGCCAGCCTGCGCGCCGTGCCCGCCTACCCGCGCTTCGTGCGCGAGCGCTTCCTGCGCTGCCTCGACCTGTACCTGGCGCCGCGGGCCATCAAGATGCGC CTGACGATCAACGCGGAGGACCTGGTCCCCAAGCTGCCGTCCCCGCGCGACCTGCAGCCCTTCCCCACGAGCGAAGTGCTGTGCATGCGCGGCCACGAGGGGCTCGTGCGCAGCGCGGACTTCGACCCCAGCGGACAGTACGTCGTGTCCGGCAGCGACGACGGTACCGTCAAAG TGTGGGAGACGCAGACGGGGCGCTGCCTGCGCACGCTGGCGCTGGGCGAGGCGGTGGCGCGCGTGGCGTGGACGCCGGCGGCCGGCCTCAGCCTCgtggcggcggcgcgcggccggcGCCTGCTGCTGCTCAACCCCGGCGCCGGCGTGGGCGCgcaccgcgccgccgccgccaccGACCGCCTGCTGGCCGAGCCGCCGCCCGCGCACGACGTGCTCA TGGACGAGCGCACGTCGTCGTGCGTGCAGTGGGAGACGGTGGACGCGGAGCAGTGGGCGCGCGGCGTGCGCATCTCCATCTCACACTTCAAGCCCGTCACGCAC GTGTCGTGGCACGCGCGCGGCGACTACGTGGCCGTGACGCTGGCGGAGGGCGCGGCGCGCGCCGTGGTGGTGCACCAGCTGTCGCGGCGCCGCAGCCAGCTGCCCTTCCGCCGCGCCAAGGGGCTCGTGCAGTGCGCCGTGTTCCACCCGCACCGCCCGCTCATCTTCGTCGCG ACGCAGCGCGTGGTGCGCGTGTACGACCTGGTGAAGCAGGAGCTGGTGCGCAAGCTGCAGGCGGGCGCGCAGTGGATCAGCGCCGTGGCCGTGCACCCCGCCGGCGACAACCTGCTCGTCGCCTCCTACGACCGCAAGCTCGTCTG GTTCGACCTGGAGCTGTCGGCGCGGCCCTACCAGACGCTCCGGCTGCACGGCGGCGCGGTGCGCTCCGTGGCCTTCCACCGCCGCTACCCGCTGTTCGCGTCGGGCGGCGACGACCGCTACCTCGTCGTGGCGCACGGCATGGTCTACAA CGACCTGCTGCAGAACCCGCTGCTGGTGCCGCTGAAGCAGCTGGCGGGCCCGGCGCCGCGCGGCGAGCTGTGCGTGCTGGACGTGCGCTGGCACCCCGCGCAGCCCTGGCTGCTGGCCGCCGCCGCCGACCACACGCTGCGCCTCTACGCGTAG
- the LOC123661058 gene encoding uncharacterized protein LOC123661058 — protein sequence MQNVDYNIPTSIKSNDVTENHNNDIDFTSYDNFFVNLSDITNLKSLSPECTEWFPEREIEENEKNIKKRKGDQNNWKRMKNKKQRMMGKEYIGFKKEGTKFVQNDPKPARIMGPICMSTKCFSGKAMYCSKLTEKVRSEIFNNYWKMTWQEKKMYVYSMVDKKPTSRKTKALNSRRRDTKIYYLKVNDKKERVCLKTFLETLGIKEWTVRYWLGDETNIKEPEKTEVIQKISKKELAKNYLTALPKLPSHYCRQSTSKLYLEPIIQSKSQLYRLYVDYSVSGNKPVASRKVFESVLFEENIGLFQPKKDACDQCCAYKIGNLSDEQYAKHIERKNLARAEKQSDKELAQKGIIHALTADLQAVKLCPFLNASALYFKTKLAVHNFSVYNLGNNGVTCYWFDETACDLKATTYASFFVDYVTKLLENNCKDVVIFTDGCTAQNRNNVVSNALLHLAMARNVVITQKYLEKGHTQMEVDSVHSVIDRKLKNREIFLPSQYATITKEARKVPSPYEVITPDYTFFKDFGLADYRIYESIRPGRGTGDHCVIDIKALRYNPNGTIDYKLHFSDDFVPLPRRPRKITSLINSMPSIYKSRQPITKTKYDHLQELKNVIPQDCHAFYDNLPFK from the exons ATGCAAAATGTAGATTATAATATTCCTACATCGATTAAATCTAATGATGTAACAGAAAATCACAATAATGACATTGATTTTACGTcttatgacaatttttttgtcaactTATCAGACATTACAAACTTAAAGTCATTATCACCAGAATGTACAGAGTGGTTTCCCGAAAGGGAAAtagaagaaaatgaaaaaaatataaaaaaacgcaAAGGAGATCAAAATAATTGGAagagaatgaaaaataaaaaacagagaATGATGGGAAAAGAGTATATTGGATTTAAAAAAGAGGGCACAAAATTTGTCCAGAACGATCCTAAACCAGCAAGAATAATGGGTCCAATATGTATGTCAACAAAATGCTTCAGTGGTAAGGCTATGTATTGTTCAAAATTAACAGAAAAAGTTCGatctgaaatatttaataactactGGAAGATGACTtggcaagaaaaaaaaatgtacgtatattCAATGGTGGATAAAAAACCTACATCTAGAAAAACCAAGGCCTTAAATTCAAGACGACGTGAtactaaaatatactatttaaaagttaatgataaaaaagaaaGAGTTTGCCTGAAAACGTTTTTGGAGACATTGGGTATAAAAGAATGGACGGTTCGCTATTGGCTCGGAG ATGAGACAAATATTAAGGAGCCTGAAAAAACAGAAGTCATacaaaaaatatccaaaaaagAATTAGCTAAAAACTATTTAACTGCCCTACCGAAACTACCGTCTCATTACTGCAGACAATCTACGTCAAAATTGTACTTAGAACCAATTATACAATCAAAATCACAATTGTATCGTCTTTATGTCGATTACTCGGTTTCGGGAAATAAACCTGTGGCATCTAGAAAAGTATTTGAAAGCGTTTTGTTTGAGGAGAATATTGGATTATTTCAACCAAAAAAAGATGCTTGCGACCAGTGCTGTGCTTACAAAATTGGTAATTTATCAGATGAACAGTATGCTAAACATATCGAACGAAAAAACTTAGCTCGAGCTGAAAAACAGTCTGACAAAGAATTAGCACAAAAAGGAATCATACATGCATTAACAGCAGATCTTCAGGCAGTCAAACTATGTCCTTTCCTCAATGCCAGTGCCCTTTACTTTAAAACTAAACTCGCCGTGCATAACTTTTCTGTGTATAATCTTGGCAATAATGGAGTCACGTGTTACTGGTTTGATGAGACAGCATGCGACCTTAAAGCCACTACTTACGCATCTTTTTTTGTAGACTACGTAACTAAATTACTGGAAAATAATTGCAAGGACGTTGTTATATTTACAGATGGTTGTACAGCACAGAATAGAAATAATGTTGTATCGAATGCGTTGTTGCACCTGGCTATGGCTAGGAACGTAGTAATAACTCAGAAGTACTTGGAGAAAGGTCACACGCAGATGGAAGTTGATTCAGTCCACTCAGTGATTGATAGGAAATTGAAAAATCGGGAAATATTTTTACCTTCACAATATGCCACAATAACAAAGGAGGCCAGAAAAGTACCAAGTCCTTATGAAGTTATTACACCTGATTATACGTTTTTTAAAGACTTTGGTCTTGCAGATTACCGGATTTATGAATCGATAAGACCTGGCCGAGGAACGGGTGATCATTGTGTTATTGATATAAAAGCACTGAGATATAATCCAAATGGCACGATAGATTATAAACTCCACTTTTCagatgattttgtcccattgcCCAGAAGACCAAGGAAGATTACGTCTTTGATTAACAGTATGCCTTCGATTTATAAATCTAGGCAACCAATTACCAAGACAAAGTATGATCACCTACAGGAGCTGAAGAATGTCATACCTCAAGACTGCCATgctttttatgataatttaccttttaaataa